In Brevibacillus brevis, a genomic segment contains:
- a CDS encoding lipase/acyltransferase domain-containing protein, translating into MGKSAKRLAFFLLIIALVWGGAVPSGWAKERRSIVKEAWAWEEAGDLRIQASLSRADEELVVGFRQDGQEASYSLRGEKRFSVAVRPSAENSPLTVEWRVAGEEKPILRWRIPVPDTVSFGENGIEVREAPWDRHAEEREDRLELENAANWTPERKSDAESADQKSEPVESDGPSRQQAKVERWADDFYSEYSGDKKPTEVELRSRKSLFEMEPNDSFSKADWLFDATDAYGRIGKSGDVDTWKIKATSNGTMNVTLRDIPAGQDYSVYVFSEEDQELARSEQPGSADEEIEGIRMERGAWYYIQVKGSKDSYHKDYYYRLRADFMADQGDGKLDQYEPNDSVSDAYELPSDYSSKIQGNLHSLSDTDFYRIGMTLASTIKLELNELPTGMDVDLYLLDETGNKVLGKSEKPKNASEQIVFQADPGTYLVKVAASKRSGFTPNSYSLHVAIETIPVILIPGIGGSRLEAEEDGKISEIWLGLADSLIGINDPRHRRLLSLEPIRPNSVDVKPRESNVKIFPERADEGFSAIEYLSYTPLDPVRNMTEQYYSMVKQLEKMGYKKFRTLFAMPYDWRYSNAKNAAELKQKIDTALERSGAGKVQLVAHSMGGLLIRETLLNNISYQSKVHRVIYMGTPFLGAPRAYQAIRYGYNFSIPWMDEGTGKIISEYAPAVYELLPSKKYFQTAGFLKKNQNDPYSYDEFLQDKAIRLSYSPLVKQAGKLHEKWDNKTINVPQYSIIGQGEPTLLGYFFDGYHQTWTPYYDKGMGDGTVPYLSASYAQKDIKKKYYVKGEHAKLPTIPEVISQVTQLLKGDETTQPGLRKSASNQREYLTYILSRADGGFPEVTIAKAGKKMTLSPTEKEVWDDLSIEYHGNLVVIHVKDGEELEFVPAHPEEEAGFDLRIERFSSEDPEEEQETGKRYRLDQEGMREVHSDSR; encoded by the coding sequence GTGGGGAAATCGGCCAAGCGCCTGGCGTTTTTTCTGCTGATCATCGCGCTGGTGTGGGGAGGAGCGGTTCCGTCAGGGTGGGCGAAGGAACGGCGTTCAATCGTAAAAGAGGCATGGGCTTGGGAAGAGGCTGGCGATTTGCGCATCCAGGCGTCGCTTTCCCGAGCAGATGAGGAGCTCGTGGTCGGCTTCCGGCAGGATGGGCAGGAGGCATCCTACTCCCTGCGGGGGGAAAAGCGCTTTTCGGTCGCAGTGAGGCCGAGTGCGGAGAACAGTCCGCTGACCGTTGAATGGAGAGTGGCGGGTGAAGAGAAGCCGATCCTTCGCTGGCGAATCCCTGTGCCCGATACTGTCTCGTTCGGCGAAAATGGGATAGAGGTAAGAGAAGCCCCGTGGGATCGTCATGCGGAAGAGCGGGAGGACAGGCTCGAGCTGGAGAATGCTGCGAATTGGACGCCCGAGCGGAAATCCGACGCGGAAAGTGCTGATCAAAAATCGGAACCGGTGGAATCAGATGGGCCGAGCAGACAACAGGCGAAGGTGGAGCGATGGGCTGACGATTTTTACAGCGAATACTCGGGCGACAAAAAGCCGACAGAGGTGGAGCTGCGCAGCAGGAAGTCTCTCTTTGAGATGGAACCGAACGATTCCTTCAGCAAGGCAGACTGGCTGTTTGACGCCACGGACGCCTATGGACGGATCGGAAAAAGCGGGGACGTCGACACATGGAAAATCAAAGCAACAAGCAACGGGACGATGAACGTCACTCTCCGCGACATCCCGGCTGGCCAAGACTACAGCGTTTACGTATTTTCCGAAGAGGATCAGGAGCTGGCCCGCTCCGAACAGCCAGGGAGCGCAGACGAGGAGATCGAAGGGATTCGAATGGAAAGGGGGGCCTGGTACTACATTCAGGTGAAAGGCAGCAAGGACTCTTACCATAAAGACTACTACTACCGCCTGCGGGCAGATTTTATGGCGGACCAGGGGGACGGCAAGCTGGATCAGTACGAACCGAACGACTCCGTCTCGGATGCGTATGAATTGCCGAGCGACTACAGCTCGAAGATTCAGGGGAACCTCCACAGCCTGTCGGATACTGATTTCTATCGCATCGGCATGACGCTGGCTTCGACGATCAAGCTGGAACTGAACGAATTGCCGACAGGTATGGACGTCGACCTGTACCTGCTTGACGAGACGGGAAACAAAGTCTTGGGGAAGTCTGAAAAACCGAAAAACGCCAGTGAGCAAATCGTCTTTCAGGCAGACCCCGGTACGTATCTCGTCAAAGTAGCTGCAAGCAAACGATCCGGATTTACTCCCAATTCGTACAGCCTGCATGTGGCGATCGAGACGATCCCGGTCATTCTCATCCCGGGAATTGGAGGCTCCCGGCTGGAGGCGGAGGAAGACGGGAAGATCTCGGAAATATGGCTCGGGCTCGCCGACAGCCTGATTGGAATCAACGATCCCAGACATCGCAGGCTGCTCTCGCTGGAGCCGATCCGTCCCAACAGCGTCGATGTCAAGCCGAGAGAAAGCAATGTGAAGATCTTCCCGGAGAGGGCCGATGAAGGGTTCAGTGCGATTGAATACCTTTCCTATACGCCGCTCGATCCCGTGCGCAACATGACCGAGCAGTATTACAGCATGGTCAAGCAATTGGAGAAAATGGGGTACAAGAAGTTCCGTACGTTGTTTGCCATGCCGTACGATTGGCGTTATAGCAACGCCAAAAATGCGGCGGAGCTCAAGCAAAAGATCGATACGGCTTTGGAGAGGTCGGGTGCGGGCAAGGTACAGCTGGTTGCACACAGCATGGGAGGGCTGCTGATCCGGGAGACGCTCTTGAACAACATCTCCTATCAATCGAAAGTTCATCGGGTCATCTATATGGGCACGCCGTTCCTGGGAGCCCCAAGAGCGTACCAGGCGATCCGGTACGGCTACAACTTCTCCATTCCGTGGATGGACGAGGGGACAGGGAAAATCATTTCCGAGTACGCTCCCGCTGTATATGAACTGCTACCGTCCAAAAAATATTTTCAGACCGCCGGCTTTCTGAAAAAGAACCAGAACGATCCATACAGCTACGACGAATTTTTGCAGGACAAAGCGATTCGACTCTCCTATTCTCCGCTGGTCAAGCAGGCGGGGAAGCTGCACGAAAAGTGGGACAACAAGACGATCAACGTCCCGCAATACTCCATTATCGGGCAAGGGGAGCCTACGCTGCTGGGATATTTCTTCGACGGATACCATCAGACATGGACTCCGTATTACGACAAAGGAATGGGGGATGGCACGGTCCCGTACCTCAGTGCCAGCTACGCCCAGAAGGACATCAAGAAAAAGTACTACGTCAAAGGGGAGCACGCAAAGCTGCCCACTATTCCTGAGGTCATCAGCCAGGTAACGCAGCTGCTCAAAGGAGACGAGACGACGCAGCCGGGGCTGCGCAAATCAGCAAGCAACCAGCGTGAGTACTTGACCTACATTCTTTCCCGGGCAGACGGCGGGTTTCCTGAGGTCACGATTGCCAAGGCAGGTAAGAAAATGACCCTCTCCCCGACGGAAAAAGAAGTGTGGGACGATCTCTCTATCGAATATCATGGAAATCTCGTCGTCATCCACGTGAAAGATGGCGAAGAGCTGGAATTTGTCCCCGCGCATCCGGAAGAAGAGGCTGGCTTCGACCTGCGAATCGAGCGCTTTTCGTCGGAGGATCCCGAGGAAGAGCAAGAAACGGGGAAAAGGTACCGCCTGGATCAAGAAGGAATGAGGGAAGTGCACAGTGATTCACGATAG
- a CDS encoding ABC transporter permease, translating into MGHFRTTPAPTGQVSTNKTAYQVNEQVTISANATDYSYYDRGILVWNLSVINKTTGKGYYAFETNREIADQSGYLPPVNETSSPKPFPWSQTYQYKPTEAGVYEVSLTITDRHHRARQGSSSMSTSTPYTYQFTVGDVPTDPGPDPDPDPPASCKRTTMDLRLEQENSSKEMGGVVSGGEGISVKDDTRIIATAKKAGTFKHNGMVMQSGSGNNRKVGITDAPTSGTFTITYESDDGTECWQKTFQVRKGGEEEKDHCPIVIHSGTALKNGATIEVAPNEEVTLIAKYTDAEGDQLAAKVKWDVIRPDGSIERLPGGYSDEKGRERWATWESDRLTLPFGTGKDSHDVILEKGKTYRVKLNYTGLLWEGRPECNWEITIKVRDSSCTITEQAKIKFKVYGEPPSEFPSGGAPLYDFMFDPFYKETFTKTADGYDMHMAVSANAAGTWYLEYDGRKVPIGQKRMADERQDVLLPDDFAVGEEMKLVFISETGCVREFSFTVLTYKRCYELLISMETVLGDQKWMRSVERGETIELGTSDFGNDGYALNLFTSEDTNYQVRWLDPDTGAWEYRRGSTNLPGSSKASEGHWLRLPQDKDTKEILSGLYIVEFYDDDNSTNQCDGHLFIQIGDAAPKGENLLIIKSSFAISPKQPQAAGTAGTITFQVKNAGSEEHDTKLAVRWESSPHETMLDVDGFKPGEVRTIQVPTQYPQQAENFIANINPGKNKPDNETIWTDNRAMWPVKLNGAPAIPYPPGGGGEFDGGEIGLEIYDSDNRQLQKLSLQADGVWEREPATIRVVIDQTKINEGFQKTKQEINSKISAYKSALEQSVSGEGIQNVTVTAQPGWISDSKSMAVYSPQQLDLKVSGPGTAQQWQVSSASTGGDYLYTGTVVPTQTTWREELQSQKYKAEINGFVISMDYRIQFELAYDSCSTDDDGEETCEPQSQSKTMSGRYTITVKGGERLFEVFEPNATGSLRHTAEWSEYHARDRYPNSQPLDYYAGERILTQVELQARHRHPVSGQYPVVVAAQAWISETGKRQTALQSSLTLKSTTPQLWRGPTYSASKLGERETGVDIPLMGDKQRGFQKDSTYAVHYFVQFRFGASKGFPTFNKSAGQGHGPGDYRIGFRIIANAWERQGIRNHTTQ; encoded by the coding sequence GTGGGCCACTTCCGCACGACACCAGCCCCGACCGGGCAAGTCTCCACGAACAAAACCGCATACCAGGTCAATGAACAAGTGACCATCTCGGCGAATGCCACGGACTATTCTTACTATGACCGTGGCATTCTTGTTTGGAATTTGTCCGTGATCAACAAGACGACCGGAAAGGGATACTACGCCTTTGAAACCAACAGGGAGATCGCCGATCAGAGCGGTTACCTTCCGCCGGTGAACGAGACAAGCAGTCCAAAGCCGTTTCCCTGGAGCCAGACATACCAGTACAAACCCACGGAAGCAGGGGTTTACGAGGTGTCGCTTACCATTACAGACAGACACCATCGCGCCAGGCAAGGCTCCTCTAGCATGAGCACGTCGACTCCGTACACGTATCAATTCACCGTCGGGGACGTTCCTACCGATCCCGGCCCCGACCCTGATCCGGACCCTCCCGCTTCATGCAAGCGCACCACGATGGATTTGCGTCTGGAGCAGGAGAACAGCAGCAAGGAGATGGGCGGTGTCGTCAGCGGGGGTGAGGGAATCTCCGTAAAAGACGACACACGGATCATTGCGACCGCCAAAAAGGCGGGGACGTTCAAGCACAACGGGATGGTGATGCAGAGCGGTTCGGGCAACAACCGCAAAGTCGGGATAACCGATGCGCCTACATCCGGGACCTTTACGATCACCTATGAAAGCGACGATGGAACCGAATGCTGGCAAAAGACCTTTCAAGTGAGAAAGGGCGGCGAGGAAGAAAAAGACCATTGCCCGATTGTGATCCACAGCGGAACTGCCCTGAAAAATGGGGCTACGATAGAGGTCGCTCCCAACGAAGAGGTAACCCTGATCGCGAAATACACCGATGCGGAAGGAGACCAGCTTGCAGCCAAAGTGAAATGGGATGTGATCCGGCCGGATGGTTCGATCGAGAGGTTGCCGGGTGGCTACAGCGATGAAAAGGGGAGAGAAAGGTGGGCGACATGGGAATCCGACAGACTGACTCTGCCGTTCGGGACCGGGAAGGACTCGCATGATGTCATCTTGGAAAAGGGAAAAACGTATCGGGTCAAGCTGAACTACACGGGCCTTTTATGGGAGGGGAGGCCGGAATGCAACTGGGAGATCACGATCAAGGTGCGCGATTCTTCCTGCACGATCACGGAGCAGGCGAAAATCAAATTCAAGGTGTACGGTGAACCGCCATCCGAGTTTCCGTCTGGAGGGGCACCCCTTTATGACTTTATGTTCGACCCGTTTTACAAGGAAACGTTCACGAAAACCGCAGATGGGTACGACATGCACATGGCCGTCTCGGCGAACGCGGCGGGTACGTGGTATTTGGAGTACGATGGGCGAAAAGTGCCGATCGGCCAGAAGCGAATGGCCGATGAAAGGCAGGATGTGCTGCTCCCGGATGATTTTGCAGTGGGAGAAGAGATGAAGCTCGTCTTTATTTCTGAAACAGGCTGCGTCAGAGAGTTTTCCTTTACCGTTCTTACGTACAAGCGATGCTACGAGCTTTTGATCAGCATGGAGACGGTACTTGGTGACCAGAAATGGATGAGAAGCGTGGAGCGCGGCGAGACCATTGAGCTTGGCACGTCCGATTTTGGCAATGACGGGTACGCGCTCAATCTGTTCACCAGCGAGGATACGAATTACCAGGTGCGTTGGCTTGACCCCGACACCGGAGCGTGGGAATACAGGCGCGGCTCTACCAACCTGCCGGGGAGCTCCAAGGCGTCGGAAGGACATTGGCTGCGCCTTCCGCAAGACAAGGACACCAAAGAGATCCTAAGCGGCCTGTACATCGTCGAGTTTTACGATGACGACAACTCGACCAACCAGTGCGACGGACATCTATTTATCCAGATTGGGGATGCGGCCCCAAAAGGCGAGAATCTGCTGATCATCAAGAGCAGCTTTGCCATTTCGCCCAAACAGCCGCAAGCAGCGGGAACGGCCGGCACGATTACGTTCCAGGTCAAAAATGCCGGCAGCGAGGAGCATGACACCAAGCTGGCGGTGCGCTGGGAGAGCTCTCCGCATGAGACGATGCTCGACGTGGACGGGTTCAAGCCGGGTGAGGTACGGACCATTCAAGTGCCGACCCAGTACCCGCAGCAAGCGGAAAACTTCATCGCAAACATCAATCCCGGAAAAAACAAGCCGGACAACGAGACCATCTGGACGGATAACCGGGCCATGTGGCCGGTCAAGCTGAATGGAGCACCCGCGATACCCTATCCGCCGGGCGGGGGCGGTGAATTCGATGGCGGCGAGATTGGGCTGGAAATTTACGATAGCGACAATCGCCAGCTTCAGAAGCTCTCTTTGCAGGCAGACGGGGTATGGGAGCGGGAGCCAGCGACTATTCGCGTCGTGATTGACCAGACGAAAATCAATGAAGGCTTTCAAAAAACCAAGCAGGAAATCAACTCAAAAATCAGCGCTTACAAGTCAGCGCTTGAGCAATCCGTGAGCGGCGAAGGAATTCAAAACGTGACCGTGACAGCACAGCCAGGCTGGATCTCCGATTCGAAAAGCATGGCCGTGTACAGTCCCCAGCAGCTCGATCTGAAAGTCAGCGGTCCCGGTACCGCCCAACAGTGGCAGGTGAGCAGCGCTTCTACCGGAGGGGACTATCTTTACACCGGTACGGTTGTGCCGACGCAAACGACGTGGCGCGAGGAGCTGCAAAGCCAAAAGTACAAGGCAGAGATCAACGGCTTTGTGATCTCGATGGATTACCGCATCCAGTTTGAGCTGGCATACGACAGCTGTTCCACGGACGATGACGGCGAGGAGACGTGTGAGCCGCAGAGCCAGTCCAAAACGATGTCGGGCCGCTACACCATCACGGTGAAAGGGGGAGAGCGCCTGTTTGAAGTATTTGAGCCAAACGCTACGGGCTCGCTCCGCCACACAGCGGAATGGTCGGAATACCATGCCCGTGACCGCTATCCGAACAGCCAGCCTTTGGATTATTACGCCGGCGAGCGGATTTTGACCCAGGTGGAGCTCCAAGCTCGCCATCGCCATCCGGTCAGCGGTCAGTACCCGGTCGTGGTTGCCGCGCAAGCATGGATTTCGGAGACGGGCAAGAGGCAGACAGCTTTGCAATCTTCCCTGACCCTCAAGTCAACCACCCCTCAGCTTTGGAGGGGGCCGACCTATTCGGCATCCAAGCTGGGCGAGCGCGAGACAGGAGTGGATATTCCGCTGATGGGCGACAAGCAGCGCGGCTTCCAGAAGGATTCGACTTACGCCGTGCACTATTTCGTGCAGTTCCGATTTGGCGCAAGCAAAGGCTTTCCGACCTTCAATAAAAGCGCTGGGCAGGGACACGGCCCAGGCGATTACCGGATAGGGTTCCGCATCATCGCGAATGCCTGGGAACGCCAAGGAATCCGCAACCATACGACACAGTAA